The Paraburkholderia caffeinilytica genome segment CGTCGGATGGACAGGAAGGTGAACCGGACAATAGCGCAGTAGTGTTCTAATCGGCGATTCAGGTGGTGGCACGCGCAGATAGCAGACGCAAAGGAGTTAGTCATGTATTTAGGAATACGTATAAAAGTATCTAGTCAATGTTTGCAGTTGCTTCGTATCGTCTTGGACTGTCAGTTGGCGAAGAAGCTTGCCATATCGACCTCGACGCTACTGCTCTCGACGTCGGCGTGGGCACAACTCTCGCAAGTTAACACGCTACTGAACACGATCCAGACGACGCTGCTCGGTGTCGGGGGCGTGATCTGTTCGATTTCCATTATCTGGGCGGGTTTTCGGATGATGTTCCAGCACGCCCGGTTCGGCGACATCGCGAACGTCTTCATCGGCGGACTCTTCGTCGGCTGTGCGACGGTGATCGCCGGCATGCTGATCCCGACAAGCTGATTCCTGAGAGTCGAATCATGAATCCTTTCAAGGATCCCGTTTTTAAGGGCTGCACCCGTCCTGCGATGCTGTGGGGCGTGCCACTCGTGCCATTCCTGATGGTCGACGGTGGCATGCTGATTCCGGCCATCTGGGCGTTGCTGGCGAGTCCCTCGCTGGGCGTCGCCATCCTCTTTCTGATGATTCCGGTGTTCGTCGTGATGCGTGTGATCACGCGCCATGACGACCAGCGCTTCGCTCAGTACGCGCTGCGCCTTCGAATGATGCTCCGTCAGGGCAACCGTCGGTTCTGGGGGGCGCACGCCTACGTGCCCGTCCGCCTGAAAAGGAGGGCGTGACATGCCTGCCGAGCCCCAACTCGTCGCCGTGGCGAACAGGGAAGTCCCGCTTGCCGACTACATCCCATACTCGACGCATGTGACGGATTACGTCATCAAGACGCGCGAAGGCGACTACCTCCAGATCTGGAAGGTTGCGGGCATCGCGTTCGAAGCAGCGGATCCGGCCAACATCCTAACGCGTCACGACGGATTCAATCAACTCGTGCGCGGGCTCGCCGGTGGCCATGTGGCGCTGTGGTCGCACCGCATACGTCGGCGTGTGTCGGATCACTTCGCAACGCCCTACGGCAACCGCTTTTGCCAGGAACTGGCCACGCGCTATTACGCGAGCTTCTCCGGCTATCGCATGATGGCGAATGAGCTGTACTTGACGCTCGTATACCGCCCCAACCGGATGAAGCTCGGCCGCGTCTTCAGCCGTGCTGCCCGCCGCACGCGCGACGATATCCGGCGTGGCCAGCACGACGCGCTGAAGGTCATGGTCGAGCTGGCCGCCCAGGTCGAATCGAGTCTCAAACCCTACGATCCGGTCGCGCTGTGCGTTTATACCAGGCAGAGCCACCATGACAGACGTCCGCGCCGATATTC includes the following:
- a CDS encoding type IV secretion system protein VirB3, with amino-acid sequence MNPFKDPVFKGCTRPAMLWGVPLVPFLMVDGGMLIPAIWALLASPSLGVAILFLMIPVFVVMRVITRHDDQRFAQYALRLRMMLRQGNRRFWGAHAYVPVRLKRRA
- a CDS encoding TrbC/VirB2 family protein codes for the protein MYLGIRIKVSSQCLQLLRIVLDCQLAKKLAISTSTLLLSTSAWAQLSQVNTLLNTIQTTLLGVGGVICSISIIWAGFRMMFQHARFGDIANVFIGGLFVGCATVIAGMLIPTS